One window from the genome of Epinephelus moara isolate mb chromosome 21, YSFRI_EMoa_1.0, whole genome shotgun sequence encodes:
- the LOC126382664 gene encoding CYFIP-related Rac1 interactor B-like, protein MGNLIKVLTRDIDNNGGNFFLDFENAQPSQSETAVWEEVNQVLTEARVILDDLQAYRGAGEEIRQAIQSPGVEGVQEKAWAAVVPLVGKLKTFYEFSQKLESSLRCLLNILTSSGSTPTQHLEQKQALARQFAHILHFTLRFDELKMTNPAIQNDFSYYRRTISRMRINNLSADAGNEVNNELANRMSLFYASSTPMLKTLSDATSKFVSDNPDVPIENTTDCLSTMASVCKVMLETPEYRSRFASEETVLFCLRVMVGVIILYDHVHPAGAFVKTSNIDMKGCIRVLKEQPPSSVEGLLNALRYTTKHLNDEATSKQIKNMLQPN, encoded by the exons ATGGGGAACCTGATCAAGGTGTTAACCAGAGACATCGACAACAATGGTGGAAACTTCTTCCTGGACTTTGAga ATGCTCAGCCCTCACAGTCGGAGACGGCGGTGTGGGAGGAGGTGAACCAGGTGCTGACGGAGGCTCGGGTCATCCTGGACGACCTGCAGGCGTACAGAGGAGCCGGAGAGGAGATACGACAg gccaTCCAGAGTCCTGGCGTGGAGGGGGTACAGGAGAAGGCCTGGGCAGCTGTGGTTCCTCTAGTTGGTAAACTGAAAACCTTCTATGAGTTCTCCCAGAAACTCG AGTCCAGCCTGCGGTGTCTCCTGAACATCCTCACCAGTTCGGGTTCGACTCCCACTCAGCACCTGGAGCAGAAACAGGCACTGGCTCGTCAGTTCGCCCACATCCTGCACTTCACGCTGCGCTTCGACGAGCTCAAG ATGACGAACCCGGCCATCCAGAACGACTTCAGCTATTATCGCCGAACCATCAGCCGCATGCGGATCAACAACCTGTCT gCCGACGCAGGAAATGAGGTCAACAACGAGCTGGCCAATCGGATGTCTCTGTTCTACGCCAGCTCCACGCCGATGCTGAAGACGCTAAGTGACGCCACGTCAAAGTTCGTCTCAGAT AATCCAGACGTCCCGATTGAAAACACGACAGACTGTCTGAGTACGATGGCCAGCGTGTGCAAAGTGATGCTGGAAACACC ggagtATCGTAGTCGCTTCGCCAGTGAGGAGACAGTGTTGTTCTGCCTGCGTGTGATGGTCGGCGTCATCATCCTGTACGACCACGTTCACCCGGCCGGGGCCTTCGTTAAGACCTCCAATATAGAC atGAAAGGCTGCATCAGAGTGCTGAAGGAGCAGCCGCCCAGCAGTGTGGAGGGATTACTCAACGCTCTCAG GTATACGACCAAACATCTGAACGATGAGGCTACCTCCAAGCAGATCAAAAACATGTTGCAGCCAAATTAA